From the Maioricimonas rarisocia genome, one window contains:
- a CDS encoding DUF1552 domain-containing protein yields the protein MSRLSSPISRRTLLRGAGAALALPWLEAMAPRAALASGDAGAPVRMAFLFMPNGVHPKLWTPEGAGRDFQLSPTLEPLAELRDQITVLTNLWHRNSNTGDGHYVKTSGFLTGTTINKTVGISINCNGTSVDQLAAQRRGRETPLPSLELGTEPVSSGVDTNVGYTRVYGSHIAWRGPTQPLAKEINPRLVYERLFRAGKGSADAAREGRPLLDLVLDDARQLRDQLGTTDRQKMDEYLESVRALEQRLQRASSPEMNTWEPRAELDPKARPAETTPESHAEHVRLMLDMIVLAFQTDTTRISTFMFGNSVSNKNFSFIDGVKGAHHSLSHHQNEEDKLQQYQLINRWHVEQYAYLLRRLSEIPEGNGTLLDNSMVLFGSGLRDGNRHDPRNLPLILGGRAGGRLQTGQHVVCEKETPMSNLFVSMLDAFGTPVDQFADSTGKLPGILADV from the coding sequence ATGAGCCGCCTTTCATCGCCAATCTCCCGCCGGACTCTGCTTCGTGGTGCCGGCGCCGCCCTGGCGCTCCCCTGGCTCGAAGCGATGGCACCGCGAGCCGCACTCGCATCGGGCGATGCTGGAGCACCGGTGCGCATGGCGTTTCTGTTCATGCCGAACGGCGTCCACCCGAAACTTTGGACTCCGGAGGGGGCCGGCCGGGACTTCCAGCTTTCTCCCACGCTCGAGCCGCTCGCCGAACTGCGGGATCAGATCACCGTCCTCACGAATCTGTGGCATCGCAACAGCAACACTGGCGACGGCCACTACGTGAAGACCTCCGGCTTTCTGACCGGCACAACGATCAACAAGACGGTCGGCATCTCGATCAACTGCAACGGAACGTCCGTCGATCAGTTGGCCGCGCAACGACGGGGACGCGAGACGCCGCTTCCATCCCTCGAACTCGGAACCGAGCCGGTCAGCTCCGGCGTCGATACGAACGTGGGCTATACCCGTGTCTACGGCTCCCACATCGCCTGGCGGGGACCGACGCAGCCGCTCGCCAAGGAGATCAATCCTCGCCTGGTCTACGAGCGTCTGTTCCGCGCTGGCAAGGGCTCGGCCGATGCCGCCCGCGAAGGACGCCCGCTGCTCGACCTGGTCCTCGACGATGCCCGCCAGCTCCGGGATCAGCTTGGCACGACCGACCGGCAGAAGATGGATGAGTACCTCGAGTCGGTCCGGGCACTCGAACAGCGGCTCCAGCGGGCCAGCAGTCCGGAAATGAACACCTGGGAGCCCAGGGCCGAGCTCGATCCCAAAGCTCGCCCTGCCGAAACCACTCCCGAAAGTCACGCCGAGCACGTCCGCCTGATGCTCGACATGATCGTGCTCGCGTTTCAGACCGACACCACGCGAATCTCCACATTCATGTTCGGCAATTCGGTCAGCAACAAGAACTTCAGCTTCATCGACGGCGTGAAGGGAGCGCACCATTCCCTCTCGCATCACCAGAATGAAGAAGACAAGCTGCAGCAGTACCAGCTCATCAACCGCTGGCATGTCGAGCAGTACGCATACCTGCTGAGGCGGCTGAGCGAAATCCCCGAAGGAAACGGCACGCTGCTCGACAACTCGATGGTGCTGTTCGGTTCCGGCCTGCGGGACGGCAACCGGCACGATCCCCGCAACCTGCCGCTGATTCTGGGCGGGCGGGCCGGCGGTCGGCTGCAGACCGGTCAGCACGTGGTCTGCGAGAAAGAGACGCCGATGAGCAACCTGTTCGTCTCGATGCTGGACGCCTTCGGCACTCCGGTCGATCAGTTCGCCGACAGCACGGGCAAGCTGCCGGGCATCCTCGCTGACGTGTGA